In one Mucilaginibacter ginsenosidivorax genomic region, the following are encoded:
- the rplV gene encoding 50S ribosomal protein L22, whose protein sequence is MEATTKIKKSVLIRQQKEAAKAVTGGASVAKLQDCPTSPRKMRLVVDLVRGKNVFSALSILKFTNKEAAIRVEKLLVSAITNWEAKNEGKKAEDHGLFIKEISVGGGRQLKRLRPAPQGRGYRIRKRSNHVTLVVDSKNENN, encoded by the coding sequence ATGGAAGCAACAACAAAAATTAAAAAGTCTGTACTAATCAGGCAACAAAAAGAAGCTGCAAAAGCCGTAACCGGTGGTGCATCTGTTGCCAAATTACAGGACTGCCCAACTTCACCACGCAAGATGCGTTTGGTAGTTGACCTGGTTCGTGGTAAAAATGTATTTTCAGCTTTAAGTATCTTAAAGTTTACTAATAAAGAAGCTGCCATTCGTGTAGAGAAATTATTAGTATCGGCAATTACTAACTGGGAAGCAAAAAACGAAGGTAAAAAAGCCGAAGATCATGGCTTGTTTATTAAAGAAATCTCAGTAGGCGGTGGTCGTCAGCTAAAAAGGTTACGCCCTGCTCCGCAAGGAAGGGGATACCGTATCCGTAAACGCTCAAACCATGTAACACTGGTTGTGGATAGTAAAAACGAAAACAATTAA
- the rpsS gene encoding 30S ribosomal protein S19 has protein sequence MARSIKKGPYIDHNLERKVLTLNESSKKSVVKTWSRRSMISPDFVGHTFAVHNGNKFIPVYVTENMVGHKLGEFAPTRTFRGHAEKKK, from the coding sequence ATGGCACGTTCAATTAAAAAAGGACCTTATATTGATCATAACCTGGAAAGAAAAGTTCTGACCTTGAATGAATCAAGCAAAAAATCAGTTGTAAAAACATGGTCACGTCGTTCCATGATCTCTCCTGATTTCGTTGGTCACACATTCGCAGTACACAATGGTAACAAGTTTATCCCGGTGTATGTAACAGAAAACATGGTTGGTCACAAGTTGGGAGAATTTGCTCCAACCCGTACATTCCGCGGTCACGCAGAGAAGAAAAAATAA
- the rplB gene encoding 50S ribosomal protein L2, translated as MAVKRFKPVTPGTRFRVDVSNSDITTNVPEKSLVVSSNTRSGGRNNTGKMTMRYLGGGHKQAYRLVDFKRNKFDIPAKVATIEYDPNRSARIALLHFADGEKRYMIAPEGLTVGTVVVAGETATPEVGNTMPLKNIPLGSIIHNIELNPGQGGVIARSAGTYAQLSARDGKYAIIKLPSGETRMILSTCLATIGTVSNGERANAVLGKAGRKRWLGRRPRVRGVAMNPVDHPMGGGEGRASGGHPRSRKGLLAKGYKTRDKKKGSDRYIIERRKK; from the coding sequence ATGGCAGTAAAGAGATTTAAACCGGTTACCCCGGGTACCCGTTTCAGAGTTGACGTATCTAACTCAGATATTACAACAAACGTTCCTGAAAAGTCGTTGGTTGTATCATCAAACACTAGATCGGGCGGACGTAACAACACCGGTAAAATGACTATGCGCTACTTAGGTGGTGGTCATAAACAAGCATACAGGTTAGTTGACTTCAAACGTAATAAATTTGATATCCCTGCAAAGGTTGCAACTATCGAGTACGATCCTAACCGTTCGGCACGTATAGCACTGTTACATTTTGCTGATGGTGAAAAACGATATATGATAGCTCCGGAAGGCTTAACAGTTGGAACGGTAGTTGTAGCCGGCGAGACAGCTACTCCAGAGGTTGGTAATACCATGCCTTTGAAGAACATCCCGTTAGGTTCTATCATCCACAACATTGAGTTAAACCCAGGCCAGGGTGGTGTTATTGCCCGCAGTGCCGGTACTTATGCCCAGCTTTCGGCGCGCGATGGTAAATATGCCATCATCAAATTGCCTTCAGGCGAAACCCGTATGATATTGTCAACCTGTTTGGCAACTATTGGTACCGTTTCAAATGGCGAAAGAGCAAACGCGGTGTTAGGTAAAGCAGGCCGCAAACGTTGGTTAGGCCGCAGGCCGCGTGTTCGTGGTGTTGCCATGAACCCGGTAGATCACCCTATGGGTGGTGGTGAGGGTAGAGCCTCAGGTGGTCATCCACGCTCACGTAAAGGTTTGTTAGCTAAAGGCTACAAAACTCGTGATAAGAAAAAAGGGTCGGATCGTTATATCATTGAAAGAAGGAAAAAATAA
- the rplW gene encoding 50S ribosomal protein L23 — protein MEILKKPLLTEKVTQLTEKLNRYAFKVDHRANKIQIKGAIEAMYGVNVKAVNTMKYVGKLKTRNTKAGAVSGRAATYKKAIITLNDGQTIDFYSNI, from the coding sequence ATGGAAATTTTAAAGAAACCCCTACTTACTGAAAAAGTAACTCAATTAACCGAGAAACTTAACCGTTATGCTTTCAAAGTTGATCACAGAGCAAACAAAATTCAGATTAAAGGCGCCATTGAGGCAATGTACGGTGTTAACGTTAAAGCGGTAAACACTATGAAATACGTCGGCAAACTTAAAACTCGCAATACTAAGGCAGGCGCCGTATCTGGCCGTGCTGCTACGTATAAAAAAGCGATCATTACTTTGAATGACGGTCAAACAATTGATTTTTACAGCAATATATAA
- the rplD gene encoding 50S ribosomal protein L4: MEVNVLNVSGKETGAKVQLPESVFGIEPNDHAIYLDVKQFLANQRQGTHKAKQRNEIAGSTRKLYKQKGTGGARAGSVKSPLFNGGGRVFGPQPRDYSFKLNKKLKSLARKSALSYKAKDNNILVLEDFNFDSIKTKNYIKMEADLNVTNDKTLLVVAGAENNNVYLSSRNLKKTKVISVEQLNTYDVLNAGKLLLTTGAVKTLEEALAK, encoded by the coding sequence ATGGAAGTAAACGTATTAAACGTATCAGGTAAAGAAACAGGTGCCAAGGTGCAGCTTCCTGAGTCGGTATTCGGTATTGAGCCAAACGATCACGCGATCTATCTTGATGTTAAGCAGTTTTTAGCTAACCAACGTCAGGGTACACACAAAGCAAAACAGCGTAACGAGATTGCAGGTTCAACCCGCAAATTATATAAACAAAAAGGTACAGGTGGTGCCCGTGCAGGTAGCGTAAAATCTCCATTATTTAATGGTGGTGGTCGCGTTTTCGGTCCGCAGCCCCGCGATTACAGCTTCAAATTAAACAAGAAGTTAAAATCACTGGCCCGTAAATCGGCTTTATCATACAAAGCAAAGGATAACAACATTTTAGTATTGGAAGATTTTAATTTTGATAGCATCAAAACTAAAAACTACATTAAAATGGAGGCCGACCTGAATGTTACTAATGACAAAACATTATTAGTAGTAGCAGGTGCCGAAAATAACAATGTGTATTTATCAAGCAGAAACCTGAAGAAAACGAAAGTAATTTCGGTTGAGCAGCTAAACACTTATGATGTGTTAAACGCTGGTAAACTGTTATTAACTACAGGCGCTGTTAAAACTTTGGAGGAAGCATTAGCTAAGTAA
- the rplC gene encoding 50S ribosomal protein L3 — protein sequence MSGIIGKKVGMTSIFDETGKNIPCTVIEAGPCVVTQVKSVDTDGYAAVQLAYGDKKEKNTSGPLKGHFQKAGTTPKRKLVEFKTFEDEKSLGDTITVDIFAAGDFVDVVGTSKGKGFQGVVKRHGFGGVGMQTHGQHNRLRAPGSLGASSWPSRVFKGMRMAGQTGNVRVKAQNLQVIKVYAEQNLLVVKGSIPGAKGSFVIVDK from the coding sequence ATGTCAGGAATTATTGGTAAAAAAGTAGGAATGACCAGCATTTTCGACGAAACAGGGAAGAATATTCCTTGCACCGTAATCGAAGCTGGCCCTTGCGTGGTAACACAAGTTAAGTCTGTTGATACAGACGGATATGCTGCTGTACAGCTGGCATATGGCGACAAAAAGGAAAAAAACACTTCTGGTCCGTTAAAAGGACACTTCCAAAAAGCCGGTACAACTCCAAAGCGTAAGCTTGTTGAATTCAAAACTTTCGAGGACGAAAAATCATTAGGTGATACTATCACTGTTGATATTTTTGCTGCGGGAGATTTTGTTGATGTAGTTGGTACTTCAAAAGGTAAAGGATTTCAGGGTGTGGTAAAACGTCACGGTTTTGGTGGTGTGGGTATGCAAACTCACGGTCAGCATAATCGTTTACGTGCGCCAGGATCTTTGGGTGCGTCATCATGGCCGTCGCGTGTATTTAAAGGCATGCGCATGGCAGGTCAAACCGGTAACGTTCGTGTTAAAGCACAGAACTTACAAGTGATTAAGGTTTACGCTGAGCAAAACCTGTTGGTTGTTAAAGGTTCCATCCCCGGAGCTAAGGGTTCATTCGTAATAGTGGATAAATAA